One Deltaproteobacteria bacterium genomic region harbors:
- the xseB gene encoding exodeoxyribonuclease VII small subunit, whose amino-acid sequence MVKLTFEKAMEKLETIVQELESGELTLEKAMQRFEEGTQLSKFCSEKLDETEKKITLLTGNRDGSLSEAPFSSDEDERNV is encoded by the coding sequence ATGGTCAAGCTCACTTTTGAAAAAGCGATGGAAAAGCTGGAGACTATCGTGCAGGAGCTCGAATCGGGGGAGCTAACGCTGGAAAAAGCCATGCAACGGTTCGAGGAAGGCACGCAACTGTCGAAATTTTGCTCCGAAAAACTGGATGAAACCGAAAAAAAAATCACCCTGCTGACCGGCAACCGCGACGGCAGTTTGAGCGAGGCGCCCTTCAGCAGTGATGAGGACGAACGCAATGTTTGA